A single window of Malus sylvestris chromosome 5, drMalSylv7.2, whole genome shotgun sequence DNA harbors:
- the LOC126622613 gene encoding proliferating cell nuclear antigen-like yields MLLSLKKVLESIKDLVNDANFDYSSSDFSLQAMDSSHVALVALLLRSEGFEHYRCDRNISMGMNLGNMSKMLRCAGNDDIITIKADDGSDTVTFMFESPNLMFPVSKLMLCGF; encoded by the coding sequence atgcttctatcactGAAAAAGGTGCTAGAGTCTATCAAGGACCTGGTGAACGACGCCAACTTCGACTACTCCTCCTCCGACTTCTCCCTTCAGGCCATGGACTCCAGCCACGTGGCACTCGTTGCCCTCCTTCTCAGATCTGAAGGCTTCGAACACTACCGATGCGACCGCAACATCTCCATGGGTATGAACCTCGGCAACATGTCCAAGATGCTCAGGTGCGCCGGAAATGATGACATCATCACCATCAAGGCTGACGACGGCAGCGATACCGTCACCTTCATGTTCGAAAGCCCCAATTTGATGTTTCCTGTTTCGAAACTCATGCTCTGCGGATTTTGA